A region from the Gossypium hirsutum isolate 1008001.06 chromosome A08, Gossypium_hirsutum_v2.1, whole genome shotgun sequence genome encodes:
- the LOC107893837 gene encoding solute carrier family 40 member 3, chloroplastic isoform X1 has translation MAMAAITNPQLSFNLFNCSVTGREASISRQTASRIRYRFSSSRWLSLNSSSATNRRYSFDSFKSRCSIVNTDVHLNHVAVEDEDISTVDIGCCTTPIVQLKSDVLEAESLSMLTGDTYVDSLLTTLPVLTEEEQKTLAATPAHPEGLYAFYASCLAGNLVEQLWNFAWPSAIALLHPSLLPVAVMGFLTKLVIIIGGPLVGKLMDHSPRVPSYIFLNVVQASAQLLSAAMIIHAHTVSPASTSSILLRPWFAVLVLAGAIERLSGVALGVAMERDWVVLLAGINRPIALAQANAVLNRIDLLCEIAGTSLFGILLSKYDPVTYLKLAASLMVWSLPIMISLTWLTNKLSTGVLDRAKCCQASRRTSDEGPLPDAQNFVNTGLEAIKHGWREYVQQPVLPASLAYVLLYFNVVLTPGSLMTAFLTQRGLNPSVIGGFSGLCAFMGVAATFLSASLVRRFGILKAGAVGLTFQASLLTIAVAVYQSGTLSQRSPLLLFLCLIVLSRLGHMSYDIVGAQILQTGIPSSKANLIGTTEISVASLAESLMLGVVILANDVSHFGFLAVLSVLSVVGAAWMFCRWLLNPTEEQRSLFSFDPQL, from the exons ATGGCAATGGCCGCAATTACAAACCCTCAGCTCTCTTTCAATCTGTTTAACTGCTCTGTTACTGGAAGAGAAGCCTCTATATCGAGACAAACTGCTTCTAGAATTCGCTATCGCTTCTCTTCTAGCCGATGGTTGAGTCTCAACTCCTCTTCTGCTACTAACCGTAG GTACAGTTTTGACAGCTTTAAATCTAGGTGTTCTATAGTAAATACTGATGTACACTTAAACCATGTGGCTGTGGAAGATGAGGATATATCTACAGTGGATATTGGTTGTTGTACAACCCCAATTGTTCAGCTCAAATCTGATGTTCTTGAGGCTGAATCTTTGAGTATGCTCACTGGTGATACTTATGTAGATAGTCTTTTGACAACACTGCCT GTATTAACGGAGGAGGAGCAGAAAACCCTTGCAGCAACACCCGCACACCCAGAGGGATTGTATG CATTTTATGCAAGTTGCCTGGCTGGGAATTTAGTGGAACAGCTTTGGAATTTTGCTTGGCCTTCTGCAATTGCATTGCTTCATCCAAGCCTTCTACCAGTGGCAGTCATGGGATTTTTGACCAAG CTTGTTATAATCATTGGAGGCCCATTGGTTGGCAAACTTATGGATCATTCCCCAAGAGTACCTTCATATATCTTTTTGAATGTTGTGCAG GCTTCTGCCCAGTTGTTGTCAGCAGCAATGATAATTCATGCCCATACAGTCTCCCCTGCTTCTACTTCATCAATTCTTCTCCGTCCTTGGTTTGCTGTGCTAGTGTTAGCAGGTGCTATTGAGAGACTGTCTGGAGTGGCTCTGGGGGTTGCTATGGAGCGCGACTGGGTTGTGCTG TTAGCCGGAATAAATAGACCAATTGCACTGGCACAGGCAAATGCTGTTCTCAATCGAATTGATCTGCTCTGTGAG ATAGCCGGCACATCATTGTTTGGAATTCTTCTCTCAAAATATGATCCTGTAACATACTTAAAGTTAGCTGCTAGCTTGATGGTGTGGTCGTTACCAATTATG ATTTCTCTGACATGGTTAACAAACAAGCTTTCTACTGGAGTTCTTGACCGCGCTAAATGTTGTCAAGCCAGTCGCAGAACATCTGATGAGGGGCCTCTGCCAGATGCTCAGAACTTTG TTAATACAGGTTTGGAAGCCATCAAGCATGGATGGAGAGAATACGTACAGCAGCCAGTGCTTCCTGCAAGCCTAGCATACGTGCTCCTCTACTTCAATGTTGTTCTTACTCCAGGCAGTTTAATGACTGCATTTTTAACTCAGCGTG GCCTAAATCCGTCTGTTATTGGAGGGTTTAGTGGATTATGTGCTTTTATGGGCGTTGCAGCAACCTTCTTATCTGCATCCTTGGTTAGGAGATTTGGTATTTTAAAG GCTGGAGCAGTTGGCTTAACTTTTCAGGCTTCACTTCTCACCATAGCTGTTGCTGTTTACCAAAGTGGAACTCTTTCCCAGAGGAGTCCCCTTCTTTTATTCCTATGTTTGATT GTATTATCAAGGTTGGGACATATGTCATATGATATTGTTGGGGCCCAGATACTTCAAACAGGAATCCCATCATCCAAAGCAAATCTTATTGGGACAACAGAGATATCTGTCGCGAGTTTAGCCGAGTCTTTAATGTTGGGAGTTGTAATACTTGCAAACGATGTTTCACATTTTGGATTTCTAGCAGTGCTATCCGTTTTATCAGTAGTTGGAGCTGCATGGATGTTCTGCCGGTGGTTGTTGAATCCTACAGAGGAACAAAGAAGCCTTTTCTCCTTTGATCCTCAATTGTAG
- the LOC107893837 gene encoding solute carrier family 40 member 3, chloroplastic isoform X4, which yields MAMAAITNPQLSFNLFNCSVTGREASISRQTASRIRYRFSSSRWLSLNSSSATNRSFDSFKSRCSIVNTDVHLNHVAVEDEDISTVDIGCCTTPIVQLKSDVLEAESLSMLTGDTYVDSLLTTLPVLTEEEQKTLAATPAHPEGLYAFYASCLAGNLVEQLWNFAWPSAIALLHPSLLPVAVMGFLTKLVIIIGGPLVGKLMDHSPRVPSYIFLNVVQASAQLLSAAMIIHAHTVSPASTSSILLRPWFAVLVLAGAIERLSGVALGVAMERDWVVLLAGINRPIALAQANAVLNRIDLLCEISLTWLTNKLSTGVLDRAKCCQASRRTSDEGPLPDAQNFVNTGLEAIKHGWREYVQQPVLPASLAYVLLYFNVVLTPGSLMTAFLTQRGLNPSVIGGFSGLCAFMGVAATFLSASLVRRFGILKAGAVGLTFQASLLTIAVAVYQSGTLSQRSPLLLFLCLIVLSRLGHMSYDIVGAQILQTGIPSSKANLIGTTEISVASLAESLMLGVVILANDVSHFGFLAVLSVLSVVGAAWMFCRWLLNPTEEQRSLFSFDPQL from the exons ATGGCAATGGCCGCAATTACAAACCCTCAGCTCTCTTTCAATCTGTTTAACTGCTCTGTTACTGGAAGAGAAGCCTCTATATCGAGACAAACTGCTTCTAGAATTCGCTATCGCTTCTCTTCTAGCCGATGGTTGAGTCTCAACTCCTCTTCTGCTACTAACCGTAG TTTTGACAGCTTTAAATCTAGGTGTTCTATAGTAAATACTGATGTACACTTAAACCATGTGGCTGTGGAAGATGAGGATATATCTACAGTGGATATTGGTTGTTGTACAACCCCAATTGTTCAGCTCAAATCTGATGTTCTTGAGGCTGAATCTTTGAGTATGCTCACTGGTGATACTTATGTAGATAGTCTTTTGACAACACTGCCT GTATTAACGGAGGAGGAGCAGAAAACCCTTGCAGCAACACCCGCACACCCAGAGGGATTGTATG CATTTTATGCAAGTTGCCTGGCTGGGAATTTAGTGGAACAGCTTTGGAATTTTGCTTGGCCTTCTGCAATTGCATTGCTTCATCCAAGCCTTCTACCAGTGGCAGTCATGGGATTTTTGACCAAG CTTGTTATAATCATTGGAGGCCCATTGGTTGGCAAACTTATGGATCATTCCCCAAGAGTACCTTCATATATCTTTTTGAATGTTGTGCAG GCTTCTGCCCAGTTGTTGTCAGCAGCAATGATAATTCATGCCCATACAGTCTCCCCTGCTTCTACTTCATCAATTCTTCTCCGTCCTTGGTTTGCTGTGCTAGTGTTAGCAGGTGCTATTGAGAGACTGTCTGGAGTGGCTCTGGGGGTTGCTATGGAGCGCGACTGGGTTGTGCTG TTAGCCGGAATAAATAGACCAATTGCACTGGCACAGGCAAATGCTGTTCTCAATCGAATTGATCTGCTCTGTGAG ATTTCTCTGACATGGTTAACAAACAAGCTTTCTACTGGAGTTCTTGACCGCGCTAAATGTTGTCAAGCCAGTCGCAGAACATCTGATGAGGGGCCTCTGCCAGATGCTCAGAACTTTG TTAATACAGGTTTGGAAGCCATCAAGCATGGATGGAGAGAATACGTACAGCAGCCAGTGCTTCCTGCAAGCCTAGCATACGTGCTCCTCTACTTCAATGTTGTTCTTACTCCAGGCAGTTTAATGACTGCATTTTTAACTCAGCGTG GCCTAAATCCGTCTGTTATTGGAGGGTTTAGTGGATTATGTGCTTTTATGGGCGTTGCAGCAACCTTCTTATCTGCATCCTTGGTTAGGAGATTTGGTATTTTAAAG GCTGGAGCAGTTGGCTTAACTTTTCAGGCTTCACTTCTCACCATAGCTGTTGCTGTTTACCAAAGTGGAACTCTTTCCCAGAGGAGTCCCCTTCTTTTATTCCTATGTTTGATT GTATTATCAAGGTTGGGACATATGTCATATGATATTGTTGGGGCCCAGATACTTCAAACAGGAATCCCATCATCCAAAGCAAATCTTATTGGGACAACAGAGATATCTGTCGCGAGTTTAGCCGAGTCTTTAATGTTGGGAGTTGTAATACTTGCAAACGATGTTTCACATTTTGGATTTCTAGCAGTGCTATCCGTTTTATCAGTAGTTGGAGCTGCATGGATGTTCTGCCGGTGGTTGTTGAATCCTACAGAGGAACAAAGAAGCCTTTTCTCCTTTGATCCTCAATTGTAG
- the LOC107893837 gene encoding solute carrier family 40 member 3, chloroplastic isoform X2 — protein MAMAAITNPQLSFNLFNCSVTGREASISRQTASRIRYRFSSSRWLSLNSSSATNRSFDSFKSRCSIVNTDVHLNHVAVEDEDISTVDIGCCTTPIVQLKSDVLEAESLSMLTGDTYVDSLLTTLPVLTEEEQKTLAATPAHPEGLYAFYASCLAGNLVEQLWNFAWPSAIALLHPSLLPVAVMGFLTKLVIIIGGPLVGKLMDHSPRVPSYIFLNVVQASAQLLSAAMIIHAHTVSPASTSSILLRPWFAVLVLAGAIERLSGVALGVAMERDWVVLLAGINRPIALAQANAVLNRIDLLCEIAGTSLFGILLSKYDPVTYLKLAASLMVWSLPIMISLTWLTNKLSTGVLDRAKCCQASRRTSDEGPLPDAQNFVNTGLEAIKHGWREYVQQPVLPASLAYVLLYFNVVLTPGSLMTAFLTQRGLNPSVIGGFSGLCAFMGVAATFLSASLVRRFGILKAGAVGLTFQASLLTIAVAVYQSGTLSQRSPLLLFLCLIVLSRLGHMSYDIVGAQILQTGIPSSKANLIGTTEISVASLAESLMLGVVILANDVSHFGFLAVLSVLSVVGAAWMFCRWLLNPTEEQRSLFSFDPQL, from the exons ATGGCAATGGCCGCAATTACAAACCCTCAGCTCTCTTTCAATCTGTTTAACTGCTCTGTTACTGGAAGAGAAGCCTCTATATCGAGACAAACTGCTTCTAGAATTCGCTATCGCTTCTCTTCTAGCCGATGGTTGAGTCTCAACTCCTCTTCTGCTACTAACCGTAG TTTTGACAGCTTTAAATCTAGGTGTTCTATAGTAAATACTGATGTACACTTAAACCATGTGGCTGTGGAAGATGAGGATATATCTACAGTGGATATTGGTTGTTGTACAACCCCAATTGTTCAGCTCAAATCTGATGTTCTTGAGGCTGAATCTTTGAGTATGCTCACTGGTGATACTTATGTAGATAGTCTTTTGACAACACTGCCT GTATTAACGGAGGAGGAGCAGAAAACCCTTGCAGCAACACCCGCACACCCAGAGGGATTGTATG CATTTTATGCAAGTTGCCTGGCTGGGAATTTAGTGGAACAGCTTTGGAATTTTGCTTGGCCTTCTGCAATTGCATTGCTTCATCCAAGCCTTCTACCAGTGGCAGTCATGGGATTTTTGACCAAG CTTGTTATAATCATTGGAGGCCCATTGGTTGGCAAACTTATGGATCATTCCCCAAGAGTACCTTCATATATCTTTTTGAATGTTGTGCAG GCTTCTGCCCAGTTGTTGTCAGCAGCAATGATAATTCATGCCCATACAGTCTCCCCTGCTTCTACTTCATCAATTCTTCTCCGTCCTTGGTTTGCTGTGCTAGTGTTAGCAGGTGCTATTGAGAGACTGTCTGGAGTGGCTCTGGGGGTTGCTATGGAGCGCGACTGGGTTGTGCTG TTAGCCGGAATAAATAGACCAATTGCACTGGCACAGGCAAATGCTGTTCTCAATCGAATTGATCTGCTCTGTGAG ATAGCCGGCACATCATTGTTTGGAATTCTTCTCTCAAAATATGATCCTGTAACATACTTAAAGTTAGCTGCTAGCTTGATGGTGTGGTCGTTACCAATTATG ATTTCTCTGACATGGTTAACAAACAAGCTTTCTACTGGAGTTCTTGACCGCGCTAAATGTTGTCAAGCCAGTCGCAGAACATCTGATGAGGGGCCTCTGCCAGATGCTCAGAACTTTG TTAATACAGGTTTGGAAGCCATCAAGCATGGATGGAGAGAATACGTACAGCAGCCAGTGCTTCCTGCAAGCCTAGCATACGTGCTCCTCTACTTCAATGTTGTTCTTACTCCAGGCAGTTTAATGACTGCATTTTTAACTCAGCGTG GCCTAAATCCGTCTGTTATTGGAGGGTTTAGTGGATTATGTGCTTTTATGGGCGTTGCAGCAACCTTCTTATCTGCATCCTTGGTTAGGAGATTTGGTATTTTAAAG GCTGGAGCAGTTGGCTTAACTTTTCAGGCTTCACTTCTCACCATAGCTGTTGCTGTTTACCAAAGTGGAACTCTTTCCCAGAGGAGTCCCCTTCTTTTATTCCTATGTTTGATT GTATTATCAAGGTTGGGACATATGTCATATGATATTGTTGGGGCCCAGATACTTCAAACAGGAATCCCATCATCCAAAGCAAATCTTATTGGGACAACAGAGATATCTGTCGCGAGTTTAGCCGAGTCTTTAATGTTGGGAGTTGTAATACTTGCAAACGATGTTTCACATTTTGGATTTCTAGCAGTGCTATCCGTTTTATCAGTAGTTGGAGCTGCATGGATGTTCTGCCGGTGGTTGTTGAATCCTACAGAGGAACAAAGAAGCCTTTTCTCCTTTGATCCTCAATTGTAG
- the LOC107893837 gene encoding solute carrier family 40 member 3, chloroplastic isoform X3: MAMAAITNPQLSFNLFNCSVTGREASISRQTASRIRYRFSSSRWLSLNSSSATNRRYSFDSFKSRCSIVNTDVHLNHVAVEDEDISTVDIGCCTTPIVQLKSDVLEAESLSMLTGDTYVDSLLTTLPVLTEEEQKTLAATPAHPEGLYAFYASCLAGNLVEQLWNFAWPSAIALLHPSLLPVAVMGFLTKLVIIIGGPLVGKLMDHSPRVPSYIFLNVVQASAQLLSAAMIIHAHTVSPASTSSILLRPWFAVLVLAGAIERLSGVALGVAMERDWVVLLAGINRPIALAQANAVLNRIDLLCEISLTWLTNKLSTGVLDRAKCCQASRRTSDEGPLPDAQNFVNTGLEAIKHGWREYVQQPVLPASLAYVLLYFNVVLTPGSLMTAFLTQRGLNPSVIGGFSGLCAFMGVAATFLSASLVRRFGILKAGAVGLTFQASLLTIAVAVYQSGTLSQRSPLLLFLCLIVLSRLGHMSYDIVGAQILQTGIPSSKANLIGTTEISVASLAESLMLGVVILANDVSHFGFLAVLSVLSVVGAAWMFCRWLLNPTEEQRSLFSFDPQL, from the exons ATGGCAATGGCCGCAATTACAAACCCTCAGCTCTCTTTCAATCTGTTTAACTGCTCTGTTACTGGAAGAGAAGCCTCTATATCGAGACAAACTGCTTCTAGAATTCGCTATCGCTTCTCTTCTAGCCGATGGTTGAGTCTCAACTCCTCTTCTGCTACTAACCGTAG GTACAGTTTTGACAGCTTTAAATCTAGGTGTTCTATAGTAAATACTGATGTACACTTAAACCATGTGGCTGTGGAAGATGAGGATATATCTACAGTGGATATTGGTTGTTGTACAACCCCAATTGTTCAGCTCAAATCTGATGTTCTTGAGGCTGAATCTTTGAGTATGCTCACTGGTGATACTTATGTAGATAGTCTTTTGACAACACTGCCT GTATTAACGGAGGAGGAGCAGAAAACCCTTGCAGCAACACCCGCACACCCAGAGGGATTGTATG CATTTTATGCAAGTTGCCTGGCTGGGAATTTAGTGGAACAGCTTTGGAATTTTGCTTGGCCTTCTGCAATTGCATTGCTTCATCCAAGCCTTCTACCAGTGGCAGTCATGGGATTTTTGACCAAG CTTGTTATAATCATTGGAGGCCCATTGGTTGGCAAACTTATGGATCATTCCCCAAGAGTACCTTCATATATCTTTTTGAATGTTGTGCAG GCTTCTGCCCAGTTGTTGTCAGCAGCAATGATAATTCATGCCCATACAGTCTCCCCTGCTTCTACTTCATCAATTCTTCTCCGTCCTTGGTTTGCTGTGCTAGTGTTAGCAGGTGCTATTGAGAGACTGTCTGGAGTGGCTCTGGGGGTTGCTATGGAGCGCGACTGGGTTGTGCTG TTAGCCGGAATAAATAGACCAATTGCACTGGCACAGGCAAATGCTGTTCTCAATCGAATTGATCTGCTCTGTGAG ATTTCTCTGACATGGTTAACAAACAAGCTTTCTACTGGAGTTCTTGACCGCGCTAAATGTTGTCAAGCCAGTCGCAGAACATCTGATGAGGGGCCTCTGCCAGATGCTCAGAACTTTG TTAATACAGGTTTGGAAGCCATCAAGCATGGATGGAGAGAATACGTACAGCAGCCAGTGCTTCCTGCAAGCCTAGCATACGTGCTCCTCTACTTCAATGTTGTTCTTACTCCAGGCAGTTTAATGACTGCATTTTTAACTCAGCGTG GCCTAAATCCGTCTGTTATTGGAGGGTTTAGTGGATTATGTGCTTTTATGGGCGTTGCAGCAACCTTCTTATCTGCATCCTTGGTTAGGAGATTTGGTATTTTAAAG GCTGGAGCAGTTGGCTTAACTTTTCAGGCTTCACTTCTCACCATAGCTGTTGCTGTTTACCAAAGTGGAACTCTTTCCCAGAGGAGTCCCCTTCTTTTATTCCTATGTTTGATT GTATTATCAAGGTTGGGACATATGTCATATGATATTGTTGGGGCCCAGATACTTCAAACAGGAATCCCATCATCCAAAGCAAATCTTATTGGGACAACAGAGATATCTGTCGCGAGTTTAGCCGAGTCTTTAATGTTGGGAGTTGTAATACTTGCAAACGATGTTTCACATTTTGGATTTCTAGCAGTGCTATCCGTTTTATCAGTAGTTGGAGCTGCATGGATGTTCTGCCGGTGGTTGTTGAATCCTACAGAGGAACAAAGAAGCCTTTTCTCCTTTGATCCTCAATTGTAG